Proteins from one Legionella adelaidensis genomic window:
- a CDS encoding succinate dehydrogenase assembly factor 2 yields the protein MITPEQKAKIKWNCRRGMLELDLILNRFLNDGFALLSDEQVINFETLLTYSDPQLYFWLMGQEEPDDEVIAEIVNTVRALHRF from the coding sequence ATGATTACACCCGAACAAAAGGCCAAAATTAAATGGAACTGCCGTCGAGGTATGCTGGAACTGGATTTAATTCTTAATCGATTTTTAAACGATGGTTTTGCTTTGCTTTCCGACGAGCAAGTAATTAATTTTGAAACACTACTAACCTATTCCGATCCACAGTTATATTTTTGGTTAATGGGACAGGAAGAGCCTGATGACGAGGTCATAGCGGAAATTGTCAATACCGTCCGAGCTTTGCATAGATTTTAA
- the pdhA gene encoding pyruvate dehydrogenase (acetyl-transferring) E1 component subunit alpha: protein MTQIVARFEIPFVQILDCHGELCNPLPAFANDGNTLIKLYKTMVLTRLFDKKAIALQRTGKMGTYAPINGQEAISTAIGNALRKEDVLIPYYRDYAAQFQRGVKMSEILAYWGGDERGSQFECDSEDLPICVPIASQCLHAAGVAFAFKYRKQKRVAIVSIGEGGTSEGDFYEAMNVAGVWNLPVVFVVNNNKWAISVPIQKQTHTKTIAQKAIAAGFNGIQVDGNDILGMRQVVGEALEKARAGEGPTLIEAITYRLCDHTTADDATRYQPKDEVESAQPNEPISRFKTYLEKQNLWDSSKEEDLLNTCNQEVQQAAEEYLKREGQAITSIFDYHYAELPDYLVEQRATAIEETIRA from the coding sequence GTGACCCAAATTGTTGCTCGATTCGAGATACCTTTTGTACAAATTCTCGATTGTCATGGTGAACTTTGTAACCCTCTTCCCGCTTTTGCCAATGATGGCAATACTCTTATAAAGTTATATAAAACTATGGTTCTTACTCGTCTATTTGATAAAAAGGCCATTGCATTGCAGCGAACCGGCAAAATGGGTACTTATGCCCCTATTAATGGACAAGAGGCCATTTCCACAGCAATTGGCAACGCCTTGCGCAAAGAAGATGTACTTATCCCCTATTACCGAGATTATGCGGCGCAATTTCAACGCGGCGTAAAAATGTCCGAAATCCTTGCCTATTGGGGAGGCGATGAACGCGGTAGTCAATTTGAATGCGATTCCGAAGATTTACCTATTTGCGTTCCAATTGCCTCACAATGCTTACATGCCGCAGGAGTAGCTTTTGCCTTTAAGTACCGGAAACAAAAAAGAGTGGCCATTGTCTCTATAGGAGAAGGTGGAACCTCGGAAGGGGATTTTTATGAGGCCATGAATGTAGCCGGCGTTTGGAATTTACCCGTTGTTTTTGTAGTAAATAATAATAAATGGGCTATATCCGTCCCAATTCAAAAACAAACGCATACCAAGACCATTGCTCAAAAAGCAATAGCCGCTGGATTTAACGGTATTCAAGTAGATGGAAATGACATTTTAGGCATGCGTCAAGTTGTCGGGGAGGCGTTAGAAAAAGCAAGAGCAGGGGAAGGTCCTACGCTCATTGAAGCAATTACCTATCGCCTCTGTGATCATACTACCGCTGATGATGCAACACGCTATCAACCCAAAGATGAAGTGGAAAGTGCGCAACCGAATGAACCGATTTCACGATTCAAAACATACCTTGAGAAACAAAACCTTTGGGACAGCAGTAAAGAAGAGGATTTATTAAATACTTGCAATCAGGAAGTACAACAAGCTGCTGAGGAATATTTAAAGCGCGAAGGTCAGGCGATTACCAGTATTTTTGATTACCATTATGCAGAGCTGCCTGATTATTTAGTGGAGCAACGCGCCACCGCAATAGAGGAGACTATACGTGCCTGA
- a CDS encoding S1/P1 nuclease, with product MKTKTFFEVALTVVLFLITFQIFSWNALGHRAIVQIAMHHLTPHAKHTFASFNQALDTDQKYQSLVNAATWLDDLRFHDSNWFNTIHYCDLAFAYDETPLPSVPYINAIWGINEAKHTLLSNRANAQDKGLALRILLHVVGDIHQPLHSATLVSKEHPKGDLGGNLFHLGENPVADNLHSYWDKGGGLLSQHYSNHQFETFVAEIERKWPCAKLNQESKSAKLWGDESHRLAKEVAYQLGVGEIPSSQYQQTVKNISEERISLAGCRLASVLNGIDAKLMQREHMVELSDG from the coding sequence TTGAAGACAAAAACTTTTTTCGAAGTAGCGTTAACAGTGGTTCTTTTCTTAATTACTTTTCAAATTTTTTCATGGAATGCTTTAGGACATAGAGCCATTGTTCAAATTGCAATGCATCATTTAACACCTCATGCTAAACATACGTTTGCTTCATTTAATCAAGCATTAGATACTGATCAGAAATACCAATCTTTAGTAAATGCGGCAACCTGGCTTGATGATTTACGTTTTCACGATAGTAATTGGTTTAATACCATTCATTATTGCGATTTAGCGTTTGCTTATGATGAGACTCCGCTGCCGTCTGTACCTTATATCAATGCAATTTGGGGAATTAATGAAGCCAAACATACCCTTTTGAGCAACAGAGCAAATGCCCAGGACAAAGGTTTAGCTTTACGTATTCTTCTTCATGTCGTGGGCGATATACATCAGCCACTTCATAGTGCAACGTTAGTCAGTAAAGAGCATCCGAAAGGAGATTTAGGTGGGAATTTATTTCACTTAGGAGAAAACCCAGTAGCGGATAACCTCCATTCTTATTGGGACAAAGGAGGAGGGTTATTAAGTCAGCACTATTCCAATCACCAATTTGAAACGTTTGTAGCGGAAATTGAACGCAAATGGCCTTGCGCAAAGTTAAATCAAGAGTCAAAGTCGGCAAAACTTTGGGGGGATGAATCGCATAGACTTGCCAAAGAGGTAGCCTATCAATTAGGGGTAGGTGAAATCCCCTCCTCTCAATATCAACAAACTGTAAAAAACATAAGCGAAGAGCGTATAAGTCTCGCAGGCTGTCGCTTAGCTTCTGTTCTTAATGGAATTGACGCAAAGTTGATGCAAAGAGAACATATGGTTGAGTTGAGTGATGGTTAG
- the tolQ gene encoding protein TolQ, with product MGNHASVLGYFMQAGLVVKTVMLILLAASIISWTLIFQRAWFFKRLKQQYDAFSTRFWECTDLSRLFTDLDSKVNDREGLAAIFHSGFREFLRVSKLGEIALEPIQRVMQISNAKEAERLQQHLPFFASVGSIAPYVGLFGTVWGIMTSFQALGHAQQATIAMVAPGISEALVATALGLFTAIPAVIAYNRYTTRANGLLDRYEVFQEEFISLIAQQTSNTVRG from the coding sequence GTGGGGAATCATGCCAGTGTATTAGGTTATTTTATGCAAGCTGGGCTTGTAGTAAAAACAGTTATGCTGATTTTACTTGCCGCATCCATTATTTCTTGGACTCTCATTTTTCAGCGCGCCTGGTTTTTTAAAAGATTAAAACAGCAATACGACGCGTTTAGTACGCGTTTTTGGGAGTGCACCGATTTAAGTCGTTTGTTTACGGATTTAGACAGTAAGGTGAATGACAGAGAGGGTTTGGCGGCCATTTTCCATTCGGGATTTAGAGAGTTCTTGCGTGTCAGCAAATTAGGTGAGATTGCATTGGAGCCTATACAAAGGGTGATGCAAATTAGTAATGCCAAAGAGGCAGAGCGTTTACAGCAGCATTTGCCCTTTTTTGCCTCCGTAGGCTCTATCGCGCCTTACGTAGGTTTATTCGGTACGGTTTGGGGGATTATGACTTCTTTCCAAGCTTTAGGGCATGCACAGCAAGCAACTATTGCGATGGTTGCCCCGGGTATTTCTGAAGCATTAGTAGCCACGGCTTTAGGCCTGTTTACTGCTATCCCTGCTGTTATTGCATACAATCGATATACTACCCGCGCTAACGGATTATTAGATAGGTATGAAGTATTTCAGGAGGAATTTATTTCTTTAATAGCCCAGCAAACCAGTAATACGGTGCGAGGTTAA
- a CDS encoding acyltransferase family protein produces the protein MVTWFMMDPLSKVSRLISLDVFRGLTVFLMILVNSPGNNVAYTWLEHSAWNGCTLADLVFPFFLFIVGVSLVFGLYKNRGSKRPALLIFKILKRTLFIFSLGLLLNFYSAHFEWEQIRYFGVLQRIAVCYGAAALLFLTCTMRTQIIITGGILLTYWLIYLLFPDLTLANNPAAYVDRWFFSSQHLYGKVYDPEGILSTLPALATTLIGVCIGYWLICITNEKDKLTGLVLFGVCQLVLGWLWSFSFPFNKALWTSSYVLWTAGMATLLLATLYWLIEIKSWRFWTAGFILLGTNAMLAYVLHVFFLKLQSRIYLYPDVNLKNHLTNQLFGWASPLNASLFYALSYTVFWIIVLSTYIQIKVGWCRQPYKRC, from the coding sequence ATGGTCACCTGGTTTATGATGGATCCACTCTCTAAAGTCTCACGCTTAATATCTCTCGATGTGTTTCGCGGGTTGACTGTATTTTTAATGATTCTGGTAAATAGCCCAGGTAATAATGTTGCCTATACTTGGCTTGAGCACTCAGCGTGGAATGGTTGTACCCTGGCCGATTTAGTATTTCCTTTTTTTCTCTTCATAGTAGGCGTATCTTTGGTATTTGGCTTGTACAAAAACAGGGGTTCGAAGCGCCCCGCCCTTCTCATTTTTAAAATTCTTAAACGTACTCTTTTTATATTTTCCCTCGGTTTGTTATTAAATTTTTATTCTGCCCATTTTGAATGGGAGCAGATACGATACTTTGGAGTTTTACAGCGTATTGCTGTTTGTTATGGGGCCGCCGCACTCCTTTTCTTAACTTGTACCATGAGAACACAAATCATAATAACAGGCGGAATCCTCTTAACTTATTGGCTCATATATCTATTATTCCCGGATTTAACCCTTGCAAATAATCCTGCGGCTTATGTGGATCGATGGTTTTTTTCTTCACAACATTTGTATGGAAAAGTATATGATCCAGAGGGTATTTTAAGTACACTCCCCGCACTTGCCACTACGTTAATAGGCGTGTGCATTGGTTATTGGTTAATTTGCATTACCAACGAAAAAGACAAATTAACAGGGTTGGTATTATTTGGAGTCTGTCAGTTAGTATTAGGATGGCTATGGAGTTTTTCATTTCCATTCAACAAAGCCTTATGGACTAGCTCTTATGTATTATGGACTGCAGGTATGGCTACACTCTTGCTGGCCACCCTCTACTGGTTAATTGAAATTAAGTCTTGGCGATTTTGGACAGCCGGCTTCATCTTGTTAGGTACGAATGCGATGTTGGCGTATGTTCTTCATGTATTTTTTCTAAAGCTACAGAGCAGAATATACCTCTATCCTGATGTTAACTTAAAAAATCACCTCACTAATCAATTATTTGGATGGGCAAGTCCACTAAATGCTTCTCTTTTTTATGCACTCAGTTACACAGTGTTTTGGATTATAGTCTTGTCTACTTACATCCAAATTAAAGTAGGTTGGTGCCGACAGCCCTACAAAAGATGTTAA
- a CDS encoding dihydrolipoamide acetyltransferase family protein has translation MNIFNLPDLGEGLPDAEIHEWYVKEGDTVKADQPLVSMETAKAVVDVPCPQDGTIVKFYGKPGDVIKTGEPLVAFSAEGNVTKDKGTVVGNLEESTEISEDNFIIGSALSTGRIKTTPAVRMLAKKLNINLATVQGSGDHGVITKEDVERAAGQKNKLGEGFEPLRGVRRAMLQSMVQSHQEVVPVSIFDEVNINAWKPQTDITVRLIHAIVAASEKEPALNAWFDTANSARKCFSEVHLGLAMDNEEGLFVPVIHNAGSYSDKELRNIINTFKEQVAERTVPAEKLKGATITLSNFGKFAGRFASPIIVPPMVAILAVGRLYEGAVTIHGKIESQRLLPLSLSFDHRAVTGGEATRFLGVVIKELEKSN, from the coding sequence ATGAATATTTTTAATTTACCCGATTTAGGCGAAGGTTTGCCAGATGCCGAAATTCATGAATGGTATGTAAAAGAAGGCGATACCGTTAAAGCAGATCAGCCCTTAGTATCTATGGAAACCGCTAAAGCAGTTGTAGATGTCCCCTGTCCACAAGATGGGACCATTGTTAAATTCTATGGTAAACCAGGAGATGTTATTAAAACAGGTGAGCCATTGGTGGCTTTTTCCGCAGAAGGAAATGTAACAAAAGACAAAGGGACAGTAGTTGGTAATTTGGAAGAAAGCACAGAAATTAGTGAAGACAACTTCATTATCGGCTCCGCTCTCTCTACTGGTCGAATAAAAACAACTCCTGCCGTACGCATGCTTGCCAAGAAACTTAATATTAATTTAGCTACTGTACAAGGCTCTGGAGACCATGGAGTTATTACCAAAGAGGATGTAGAGCGCGCAGCCGGCCAAAAAAATAAACTAGGAGAAGGCTTTGAGCCGCTTCGTGGTGTTAGGAGAGCGATGCTTCAAAGTATGGTTCAATCACATCAAGAAGTAGTACCTGTTAGTATTTTTGATGAAGTGAATATTAACGCCTGGAAGCCACAAACTGATATTACAGTCAGGTTAATACACGCAATTGTTGCTGCCAGTGAAAAAGAACCCGCATTAAATGCGTGGTTTGATACAGCAAACAGTGCCAGAAAATGTTTTTCCGAGGTTCATTTAGGCTTGGCAATGGATAATGAAGAAGGGTTATTTGTTCCGGTGATTCACAATGCTGGCAGCTACTCTGATAAAGAATTACGAAATATTATCAATACATTCAAAGAACAAGTCGCCGAAAGGACAGTTCCCGCAGAGAAATTAAAAGGCGCCACTATCACGCTTTCTAACTTTGGCAAATTTGCAGGTCGATTTGCTAGCCCTATTATAGTACCACCCATGGTTGCTATTCTTGCTGTAGGTAGACTATATGAAGGTGCAGTAACCATACATGGCAAAATAGAATCACAACGGTTATTACCATTATCTTTAAGTTTTGATCACCGAGCCGTAACAGGTGGTGAAGCCACACGCTTTTTGGGAGTGGTTATTAAAGAATTGGAAAAATCCAATTAA
- the tolB gene encoding Tol-Pal system beta propeller repeat protein TolB, producing MINRLFVLLFFFFCSAANALDLELTQGINAALPIGINSFGGGEPSQAIKSIVENDLRFSGQFRLVAPQGGESMPIGMWKQAGADSVLSGKVNSLGGNQLDVSYQLMDAAAQRPLLTKSYQISTNELRDLAHHISDEVYEKLTGEKGIFSTRIAYIVVQRNGEKTRYSLEIADVDGYNPQSLLVSSEPIMSPTWSPDGRQIAYVSFEKKRAQIFTVSVETGKRRLLTNFPGINGAPSWSPNGKELAVVLSKGGAPKIYSVSLADGSMKQLTFGDAIDTEPRYSPDGKYILFTSGRGGRPQVYRLTLADGSVSRVTYEGNYNARASFTPNQKQVVMLHREDRNFNIGVQNLDSGHITTLTFSSMDESPSLSPNGKLILYATHENDKGVLAIVSIDGRIKMRLPSKDGDVQEPAWSPYLG from the coding sequence GTGATAAATCGTTTATTCGTACTTTTATTTTTCTTTTTTTGTAGCGCGGCTAATGCGCTCGACTTAGAGCTGACTCAAGGTATTAATGCTGCTCTTCCTATAGGGATAAATTCTTTTGGCGGAGGGGAGCCTTCACAAGCTATTAAATCGATTGTTGAAAATGATTTGCGATTTTCAGGCCAGTTTAGACTTGTTGCACCGCAAGGGGGCGAATCGATGCCTATTGGCATGTGGAAACAAGCGGGGGCTGATAGCGTATTATCCGGGAAAGTAAATTCTTTAGGAGGAAATCAGTTGGATGTGAGCTATCAATTGATGGATGCGGCCGCACAACGACCTCTATTAACCAAAAGCTATCAGATTTCCACAAATGAATTAAGGGATTTAGCCCATCATATTAGCGATGAAGTTTATGAGAAGTTAACTGGCGAAAAGGGAATCTTTTCTACGCGTATTGCCTATATTGTTGTGCAAAGAAATGGGGAAAAAACGCGGTACTCATTAGAGATAGCTGACGTGGATGGTTATAATCCGCAAAGCCTTTTAGTCTCTTCAGAACCCATCATGTCGCCTACTTGGTCACCTGATGGACGCCAAATCGCATATGTTTCATTCGAGAAGAAACGTGCACAAATTTTTACGGTTTCCGTAGAAACGGGAAAGCGGCGTTTATTAACTAATTTCCCCGGAATTAATGGCGCGCCTTCCTGGTCTCCTAATGGAAAAGAACTCGCCGTAGTACTATCTAAAGGAGGTGCGCCAAAAATTTATAGCGTAAGCCTGGCAGATGGTTCTATGAAACAACTAACATTTGGCGATGCTATCGATACAGAACCACGATACTCTCCAGACGGTAAATATATTTTATTTACCTCAGGAAGGGGCGGTAGGCCACAAGTTTATCGTCTAACTCTGGCAGATGGTTCTGTTTCCAGAGTCACCTATGAAGGTAACTATAATGCGCGGGCCTCTTTTACTCCCAATCAAAAACAAGTAGTTATGCTACACAGAGAAGACAGAAATTTTAATATTGGAGTACAAAATTTAGACTCCGGGCATATTACCACTTTAACTTTCTCCTCTATGGACGAATCTCCCAGCCTTTCCCCAAATGGTAAACTTATTTTGTATGCTACCCACGAAAATGACAAAGGGGTGTTAGCTATTGTCTCTATTGATGGACGTATTAAGATGCGTTTACCTTCTAAGGATGGAGATGTGCAGGAACCTGCATGGTCACCTTATTTGGGGTGA
- the tolA gene encoding cell envelope integrity protein TolA, which produces MMQDRSYRTAFGIAFAFHIAIAILLLIDPSSQQPLVMQTAEKESSQALPLDVEPQEEPIKAVAVDNTEIMETVNRLKQEQIEKQHAEQKRQQALKQQAENARKQRLEEQNRVKKLKEEAAKLALAREKELAEEKARLEQITKQKKEEEKRLAEMKQKQEQLAKQQKEEAEKLEVLKKKKAEELAKAEKEKLEKEKLEKEKAAQLAREQAELEKKRQAALQQAAIDNERNARIAGEVDKYKALIISAISRQWILPENINSGVSSQFRIRLAPNGAVLEVNLTRSSGDPILDRSAQAAIYKASPLPVPKDPEMFDVFRDISLTVRPENARG; this is translated from the coding sequence ATGATGCAGGATCGTAGTTATCGGACTGCTTTCGGAATAGCATTTGCTTTTCATATAGCTATTGCCATTTTATTGCTAATCGACCCCAGCAGTCAGCAACCCTTAGTTATGCAAACCGCCGAAAAAGAGTCTAGCCAGGCATTGCCTTTGGATGTTGAACCCCAAGAAGAACCCATTAAAGCGGTCGCAGTCGATAATACCGAAATTATGGAAACGGTTAATCGTTTAAAACAAGAACAAATAGAAAAACAACACGCAGAACAAAAAAGACAACAGGCTTTAAAACAACAAGCAGAGAATGCCCGAAAACAACGTTTGGAAGAACAAAACAGAGTTAAAAAACTTAAAGAAGAAGCGGCAAAACTTGCTTTGGCGCGTGAAAAAGAGTTAGCAGAAGAAAAGGCAAGGTTGGAACAAATTACCAAGCAGAAAAAGGAAGAGGAGAAACGCCTTGCTGAAATGAAACAGAAACAAGAGCAGTTGGCAAAGCAGCAGAAAGAAGAAGCGGAAAAATTAGAAGTACTAAAGAAAAAGAAAGCGGAAGAGCTAGCCAAAGCTGAGAAAGAGAAATTAGAAAAAGAAAAATTGGAAAAAGAAAAAGCGGCTCAGCTTGCGCGCGAACAAGCTGAATTGGAGAAAAAACGTCAAGCTGCTTTACAGCAAGCAGCCATTGATAATGAAAGGAACGCTAGAATTGCGGGGGAAGTAGATAAATATAAAGCGCTTATTATCAGCGCCATCAGCAGACAATGGATTTTACCCGAGAATATTAATAGTGGCGTATCAAGCCAATTTCGTATTCGCTTAGCTCCAAATGGAGCGGTGTTGGAAGTAAATTTAACCCGCAGTAGCGGAGATCCTATATTAGATAGGTCTGCCCAAGCTGCAATATATAAGGCATCGCCTTTGCCCGTACCTAAAGATCCAGAAATGTTTGATGTGTTTCGGGACATTAGCTTAACGGTACGGCCAGAAAATGCGAGGGGGTAA
- the ybgC gene encoding tol-pal system-associated acyl-CoA thioesterase: protein MNKFLATESAATFRVYVEDTDLMGIVYHSNYLYFFERARTEMFRNAGLSLTMMAKHGTHFAIHEVQLKYHAPARLDDLLTIKTSCENIRASTLVFNQFIHNESGNLLCEAIVRVVCVNNELKPKRLPKEFIGGN, encoded by the coding sequence GTGAATAAATTTTTAGCTACAGAGAGTGCTGCAACATTTCGGGTATATGTGGAAGATACTGATCTTATGGGTATTGTATATCATTCCAATTATCTTTATTTTTTTGAGCGAGCACGTACAGAAATGTTTCGCAATGCTGGGTTATCTTTGACTATGATGGCAAAACATGGTACACACTTCGCCATTCATGAAGTACAGTTGAAATATCATGCTCCAGCGCGTTTGGATGATCTATTAACTATTAAAACGAGCTGTGAGAATATTAGGGCTTCAACTCTGGTATTTAATCAATTCATACATAATGAATCAGGAAATTTATTGTGTGAGGCCATTGTTCGGGTTGTTTGTGTGAATAATGAATTAAAGCCAAAACGTTTGCCGAAAGAATTTATTGGAGGAAATTAA
- a CDS encoding alpha-ketoacid dehydrogenase subunit beta, with product MPDITLVEAVTQALAYELQHDENVVVFGEDVGKNGGVFRATAGLQDRFGEHRVFDSPLAESMIAGLAVGMSVQGIKPVAEFQFMGFIYPAMNQIVSHAARMRNRTRGRLHCPIVFRAPFGGGIRAPEHHSESTEALFAHIPGLQVVIPSSPKRAYGLLLAAIRNPDPVIFLEPKRIYRLVKQAVADDGEALPLGKCFTLQEGEDVTLVSWGASIHETMQAAKQLTEEGISCEVIDVATIKPLDIETIITSVEKTGRCVIIHEAAKTCGVGAEISAQIMENCFDILTAPVQRVSGYDTVMPYFQLEKYYIPSVARIKDTVLSIME from the coding sequence GTGCCTGACATTACTTTAGTTGAAGCAGTAACCCAAGCACTCGCCTATGAATTACAACATGATGAGAATGTCGTTGTATTTGGAGAAGACGTGGGTAAAAACGGCGGAGTTTTCAGAGCAACCGCAGGTTTGCAAGATCGCTTTGGTGAGCATCGTGTTTTCGATTCCCCTTTAGCCGAATCCATGATTGCTGGTTTGGCAGTGGGAATGTCTGTACAAGGGATTAAACCTGTAGCAGAATTTCAATTTATGGGTTTTATTTACCCTGCCATGAATCAAATTGTTTCTCATGCAGCTCGTATGCGCAATAGAACACGTGGCAGGCTGCACTGTCCCATTGTTTTTCGCGCACCTTTTGGAGGTGGAATCAGGGCCCCCGAGCACCATTCCGAGAGCACTGAAGCTTTATTTGCCCATATACCCGGTCTACAAGTAGTGATTCCGTCTTCTCCTAAAAGAGCGTATGGATTGCTTTTAGCAGCTATCCGCAATCCTGACCCTGTCATTTTTTTAGAACCCAAAAGGATATACAGATTGGTAAAACAAGCAGTTGCTGATGATGGGGAAGCATTACCCTTAGGTAAATGTTTTACTTTACAAGAGGGTGAAGATGTTACTTTAGTGAGTTGGGGAGCCAGCATCCATGAAACGATGCAAGCAGCTAAACAATTAACCGAAGAAGGTATTTCTTGTGAAGTCATAGACGTAGCAACTATTAAACCTTTAGATATTGAAACCATTATTACTTCTGTAGAAAAAACTGGTCGTTGTGTGATTATTCATGAAGCGGCTAAGACTTGCGGCGTAGGGGCAGAAATATCAGCGCAAATTATGGAAAATTGTTTCGATATCTTAACGGCTCCCGTACAAAGGGTAAGCGGCTATGATACGGTCATGCCTTATTTTCAACTAGAAAAATATTACATCCCTAGTGTAGCGCGCATTAAGGATACTGTTTTAAGTATAATGGAGTGA
- the tolR gene encoding protein TolR: MLKKKNVRERPVAEINVVPYIDVMLVLLVIFMITAPMLTQGVTVDLPKAASETIKETDREPIIVSVNQQGEYFLNISDAPNTPMAPKALMVRVAAELELSKENHQKLNVLVKGDQGVNYGKVVTAMSLLKQAGAETVGLITDSSEDTGDVG, encoded by the coding sequence ATGTTAAAAAAGAAAAATGTTCGGGAAAGGCCCGTCGCTGAGATTAATGTAGTGCCTTACATTGACGTTATGTTAGTACTACTAGTAATTTTTATGATCACGGCACCTATGCTGACGCAGGGAGTAACCGTTGATTTACCAAAAGCCGCTAGTGAAACCATTAAAGAAACAGATAGGGAACCTATTATTGTATCGGTTAATCAACAAGGCGAGTACTTTTTAAATATCAGTGATGCACCGAATACTCCAATGGCCCCGAAAGCTTTAATGGTTCGTGTCGCTGCCGAACTTGAGTTATCCAAAGAAAACCATCAAAAACTCAACGTATTAGTGAAAGGCGACCAAGGTGTTAATTATGGGAAAGTGGTTACTGCCATGAGTCTTTTAAAACAAGCTGGCGCTGAAACGGTGGGACTAATTACTGACTCCAGTGAAGACACAGGAGATGTGGGATGA
- the ruvB gene encoding Holliday junction branch migration DNA helicase RuvB: MLESDRLISTQTIDSEEAFDRAIRPLSLAEYIGQEEVCTQMRIFIDAAKKRFEPLDHVLIFGPPGLGKTTLANIIAHEMGVNLRQTSGPVLEKAGDIAAILTNLQENDVLFIDEIHRLSPVIEEILYPAMEDYKLDIMIGEGPSARSIKLELPPFTLVGATTRAGSLTSPLRDRFGIVQRLEFYSIASLTHIVNRSARLLRVKTDEEGAHEIAQRSRGTPRIANRLLRRVRDYAEVKGDGIITAAIAKSALEMLHVDRLGFDVMDRKLLLAIIERFDGGPVGIDSIAAAIGEEKNTIEDVLEPYLIQQGYLMRTPRGRTATQSAYQHFGFVFNVSE, translated from the coding sequence ATGTTGGAAAGTGATCGCTTGATAAGCACGCAGACTATTGATTCGGAAGAGGCATTCGATCGTGCGATTAGACCTTTATCTTTAGCAGAGTATATTGGTCAAGAGGAAGTATGTACGCAAATGCGTATCTTCATTGATGCAGCGAAAAAACGATTTGAACCGCTCGATCATGTTCTTATTTTTGGCCCACCAGGCCTTGGTAAAACTACCTTAGCGAATATAATTGCCCATGAAATGGGTGTGAACTTACGGCAGACTTCAGGTCCTGTGTTAGAAAAAGCAGGAGACATTGCTGCTATTCTTACCAATTTGCAAGAAAATGATGTGTTATTTATTGATGAAATTCATCGTTTGAGCCCTGTCATCGAGGAAATACTTTACCCGGCAATGGAAGATTACAAGTTGGACATAATGATAGGTGAGGGGCCTTCAGCGCGTTCCATTAAACTTGAGTTACCCCCATTTACTTTAGTAGGGGCTACTACACGAGCTGGTTCCTTAACCTCTCCCTTGCGCGATCGTTTTGGTATTGTTCAACGTTTGGAATTCTACTCGATAGCATCACTTACTCATATAGTAAACCGTTCTGCCCGACTTTTGCGGGTAAAAACGGATGAGGAGGGTGCGCACGAGATTGCACAGCGATCGCGAGGGACACCGCGGATTGCTAATCGTTTATTACGACGGGTGCGGGATTATGCGGAAGTTAAAGGGGATGGAATTATCACTGCTGCTATAGCAAAAAGTGCCTTGGAGATGCTGCATGTAGACCGCTTGGGATTTGATGTAATGGACCGGAAGTTATTGCTTGCTATTATTGAACGTTTTGACGGTGGTCCTGTTGGTATTGATAGTATTGCCGCTGCCATTGGTGAAGAAAAAAATACAATAGAAGATGTGTTAGAGCCTTATTTAATCCAACAAGGATATTTAATGCGCACACCACGCGGTCGTACGGCAACGCAATCGGCTTATCAACATTTTGGTTTTGTTTTTAATGTTAGTGAATAA